One Cucumis sativus cultivar 9930 chromosome 1, Cucumber_9930_V3, whole genome shotgun sequence DNA segment encodes these proteins:
- the LOC105435147 gene encoding probable terpene synthase 13 isoform X2, protein MYLQSFLASPCPKIFIYQTKNPHKVQNNNAWLQLNDPLEKSFARKGCIHALNSSSSSNKCIISNLKIEEFGVETPARKVEILKDILTETRDDLCWERLEIIDAAQWLGIDNQFEEEIEDVLKRQYDLINAYRFDGDMDLHKAALLFRLLRQQRYLISQG, encoded by the exons ATGTATCTTCAATCCTTTCTTGCTTCTCCCTGTccaaaaatattcatttatcaaacaaaaaatccaCACAAAGTTCAGAATAACAACGCATGGCTTCAATTGAATGACCCTCTTGAAAAATCTTTTGCCAGAAAAGGGTGCATTCATGCCTTgaattcttcttcatcatccaATAAGTGCATCATCtccaatttgaaaatt GAGGAGTTTGGGGTTGAAACTCCAGCGAGAAAAGTGGAGATTTTAAAGGACATACTAACAGAAACAAGAGATGATCTGTGTTGGGAACGTTTGGAAATAATTGATGCAGCCCAATGGCTTGGCATTGACAACCAGTTCGAAGAAGAGATTGAAGATGTTCTTAAGAGGCAATATGATTTGATAAATGCATATCGTTTTGATGGAGACATGGATCTTCACAAAGCTGCCCTCCTTTTTCGACTTTTGAGACAACAACGATACCTTATATCTCAAG GATGA
- the LOC105435147 gene encoding myrcene synthase, chloroplastic isoform X1 has translation MYLQSFLASPCPKIFIYQTKNPHKVQNNNAWLQLNDPLEKSFARKGCIHALNSSSSSNKCIISNLKIEEFGVETPARKVEILKDILTETRDDLCWERLEIIDAAQWLGIDNQFEEEIEDVLKRQYDLINAYRFDGDMDLHKAALLFRLLRQQRYLISQGSYSTLFTNELSLKVYKKHGWNPIGSLRKTVFFVRSKFSILETKRINKCYMTGKYLQKH, from the exons ATGTATCTTCAATCCTTTCTTGCTTCTCCCTGTccaaaaatattcatttatcaaacaaaaaatccaCACAAAGTTCAGAATAACAACGCATGGCTTCAATTGAATGACCCTCTTGAAAAATCTTTTGCCAGAAAAGGGTGCATTCATGCCTTgaattcttcttcatcatccaATAAGTGCATCATCtccaatttgaaaatt GAGGAGTTTGGGGTTGAAACTCCAGCGAGAAAAGTGGAGATTTTAAAGGACATACTAACAGAAACAAGAGATGATCTGTGTTGGGAACGTTTGGAAATAATTGATGCAGCCCAATGGCTTGGCATTGACAACCAGTTCGAAGAAGAGATTGAAGATGTTCTTAAGAGGCAATATGATTTGATAAATGCATATCGTTTTGATGGAGACATGGATCTTCACAAAGCTGCCCTCCTTTTTCGACTTTTGAGACAACAACGATACCTTATATCTCAAGGTTCATATTCCACACTCTTTACCAACGAATTAAGCTTGAAGGTCTATAAGAAACATGGTTGGAATCCCATTGGTTCCTTGAGAAAAACGGTATTTTTTGTTAGATCCAAATTTAGCATTTTGGAAACCAAACGGATTAACAAATGCTATATGACAGGGAAGTACTTacaaaaacattaa